Proteins encoded together in one Chloroflexi bacterium ADurb.Bin180 window:
- the mshA_2 gene encoding D-inositol 3-phosphate glycosyltransferase produces MRVLMISKACVVGMYQRKLEELAKLPELRVLVVVPSFWRNGRQILPLERAHTAGYELRVLPMVFNGSFHLHFYRQLGQVMQQFQPEIVHIDEEPYNLATLQAMRLAEKNRARAVFFTWQNLNKRYPFPFSQIERYNLAHARLAIAGNREAEQVLRAKGYTGPVRVIPQFGVDPELYQPRTEQDGPGNALMVGYMGRLVEEKGLQVLLQALAGLEGNWRLQVVGSGPYGAALRELAVELGIQARVNWLGYVPSTEAPGILRSLDVLVLPSLTRANWKEQFGRVLIEAMACEVPVIGSSSGEIPNLIGDAGIVFPEGDAVGLRDSLRWLVSDPGLRSVLGQRGRQRVLERFTQAQVAADTYAVYKEMISPGARED; encoded by the coding sequence TTGCGCGTCTTGATGATCTCCAAAGCCTGTGTAGTCGGCATGTACCAGCGCAAGCTGGAGGAGCTGGCCAAACTGCCCGAATTGAGGGTTCTGGTTGTGGTTCCTTCGTTCTGGCGCAATGGGCGGCAGATACTTCCATTGGAGCGAGCCCACACAGCAGGGTATGAACTGCGTGTCCTGCCGATGGTCTTTAACGGCTCCTTCCACTTGCACTTTTATCGACAGCTTGGGCAGGTGATGCAACAATTCCAGCCGGAAATCGTCCATATCGATGAGGAGCCGTACAACCTCGCCACCCTGCAGGCGATGCGGTTGGCGGAGAAGAACCGGGCGCGGGCCGTCTTCTTCACTTGGCAGAATCTGAACAAGAGATATCCTTTTCCCTTCTCGCAAATTGAAAGGTACAACCTGGCTCATGCACGCCTGGCTATTGCTGGCAACCGCGAGGCAGAACAGGTCCTGCGCGCCAAAGGTTACACCGGACCAGTGAGGGTGATCCCCCAATTCGGGGTAGACCCCGAACTGTATCAGCCCAGAACCGAACAAGACGGGCCAGGAAACGCACTCATGGTCGGTTATATGGGCCGACTGGTGGAGGAGAAGGGCTTGCAGGTACTTCTGCAGGCACTGGCCGGGCTGGAGGGCAACTGGCGACTCCAAGTGGTCGGCAGCGGGCCTTATGGTGCCGCCTTGCGAGAACTAGCAGTCGAGCTGGGCATTCAAGCCCGCGTGAACTGGCTTGGTTACGTGCCTTCCACCGAGGCTCCGGGCATTCTTCGCTCATTGGATGTGCTTGTCTTGCCATCATTGACGCGGGCTAACTGGAAAGAACAGTTTGGCCGAGTGCTGATTGAGGCTATGGCCTGTGAGGTCCCAGTCATCGGGTCGAGTTCCGGTGAGATTCCCAACCTGATCGGTGACGCCGGGATAGTGTTCCCTGAGGGAGACGCAGTCGGCCTCCGTGATTCGTTGCGGTGGCTGGTGAGTGACCCTGGTCTGCGGTCTGTGTTGGGGCAGAGAGGCCGCCAGCGAGTTCTGGAGCGTTTCACGCAGGCGCAGGTCGCGGCGGATACCTACGCTGTGTACAAAGAAATGATCAGTCCTGGCGCTCGAGAGGATTGA
- the mshA_3 gene encoding D-inositol 3-phosphate glycosyltransferase produces MDAAKRTGRRIGINAHLLGSGEGYRRAGVSRYIAELLGHLEEADPEGDYVIFLPAGSSLRLTHQTRVLTRRTEGPARRVLWEQLELPRAAQREHLALLHSPVNVQPLLLPCQGVVTVMDLSFLVYPRSFLPQQRLYQTVFTRVSAQRAAQVITISLQTAQDLVRRCGTNASKITVIYPGVDSSFRPIEPVATQFFRQRRGLPERFILHVGTLEPRKNLPVLLRAFDRARSSLPAGCKLVLAGGKGWLYEPILRTIEELQLESEVILPGFVPDEELPLWYNCADVFVYPSLYEGFGLPVLEAMACGCPVMAARSSSLPEVVGDAGLLLTQDQPEVWAEELVRVCSNATVRAELRELGLERARQFSWTKMARETVRVYREVLSGGT; encoded by the coding sequence GTGGATGCCGCCAAACGTACCGGCCGACGAATTGGAATCAATGCCCACCTGCTGGGCAGCGGGGAGGGGTATCGCCGGGCCGGCGTTAGCCGGTACATCGCTGAGCTGCTGGGCCACCTCGAAGAAGCCGATCCCGAGGGCGACTATGTGATCTTTCTGCCCGCGGGCAGCAGTCTCCGACTGACACACCAGACCAGGGTATTGACACGGAGAACGGAGGGTCCCGCCAGACGAGTCCTGTGGGAGCAGCTGGAACTGCCACGAGCTGCGCAGCGCGAGCATTTGGCGCTGCTTCACTCGCCGGTGAACGTACAGCCCTTGCTGCTACCCTGCCAGGGTGTGGTTACGGTGATGGACCTCAGCTTCCTGGTGTATCCCCGGAGCTTTCTGCCTCAGCAGCGGCTGTATCAAACAGTGTTTACCCGCGTGAGCGCCCAACGGGCTGCTCAGGTGATTACCATATCCTTGCAGACGGCTCAGGACCTGGTGCGCCGCTGTGGCACAAACGCCAGCAAGATCACGGTGATCTATCCGGGCGTTGACAGTAGCTTTCGGCCCATCGAGCCGGTGGCGACCCAGTTCTTTCGACAGAGGCGAGGGCTTCCTGAACGGTTCATCCTTCACGTGGGCACCCTCGAGCCGAGAAAGAACCTGCCCGTGCTGTTGCGAGCTTTTGACCGGGCCAGGTCAAGCCTGCCAGCCGGCTGCAAACTGGTCTTGGCTGGTGGTAAGGGGTGGCTCTACGAGCCAATCCTGCGTACGATTGAAGAATTGCAGCTCGAGTCAGAGGTGATCCTGCCCGGTTTTGTTCCCGATGAAGAACTGCCGCTGTGGTATAATTGCGCCGATGTTTTCGTCTACCCCTCACTCTATGAAGGATTTGGCCTGCCTGTTCTGGAGGCCATGGCCTGCGGCTGTCCGGTGATGGCTGCCAGAAGCTCCTCCCTCCCTGAAGTGGTTGGCGACGCAGGGCTATTGCTGACTCAAGATCAGCCTGAGGTATGGGCTGAAGAGCTGGTGCGCGTGTGCTCCAATGCAACGGTGCGCGCAGAGTTGCGCGAGCTGGGACTGGAGCGAGCCCGGCAATTCTCGTGGACGAAAATGGCTCGCGAGACGGTGCGGGTCTACCGGGAGGTGCTGTCTGGAGGCACGTAA
- the wcaJ_1 gene encoding UDP-glucose:undecaprenyl-phosphate glucose-1-phosphate transferase: MINLGFVLAYWVRYQWQWFRPVDEVFLVPYSVYFPYSLAFTGIMLVVYWTEGLYNPRRKRSAFHEVCIIIRGAITGVAALYILSLVYRAVLLSRLIPAYAGLAVVALLSGARAVERVIQGHRRKKGIGVQRVLIVGAGEIGRMVMRNIAAQPELGYQIVGFVDDKPERGSRDLGRFKGLGSTDQIAELVKQHAVDTVIVALPWLAHRKILGIVSQCEHLNVAVRIVPDLFQMSLSQVDIDDLNGIPLISTKSPVIMGWNLAVKRTFDVIFSALFLVILAPVMLVIAILIRLDSPGPAVFAQQRIGRGGKPFTVFKFRTMRCGAEEEQESLRALNEAKGPMFKIKADPRCTPLGRFLRRISLDELPQFYNVLRGEMSMVGPRPPLPGEVQQYQEWHKRRLEILPGLTGLWQVSGRSDLTFDDMVLLDIYYIENWSLLLDLRIALKTIPSALFARGAY, translated from the coding sequence TTGATCAACCTGGGGTTTGTGCTGGCCTACTGGGTACGGTATCAATGGCAGTGGTTCAGGCCGGTGGACGAGGTCTTCCTTGTGCCCTACAGCGTCTATTTCCCCTACTCCCTGGCCTTTACGGGAATCATGCTGGTGGTCTACTGGACCGAAGGCCTCTACAATCCCAGGCGCAAACGCTCCGCTTTCCACGAGGTTTGTATCATCATTCGTGGCGCCATCACGGGAGTGGCGGCTCTCTACATCCTATCCCTGGTCTACCGTGCCGTTTTGCTCTCGCGCTTGATCCCCGCCTACGCAGGTCTGGCTGTCGTGGCTCTGCTCAGCGGGGCAAGGGCAGTCGAACGAGTCATCCAGGGGCATCGGCGCAAGAAGGGTATCGGAGTGCAGCGTGTGCTCATCGTTGGCGCGGGCGAGATTGGCCGCATGGTGATGCGCAACATTGCCGCACAGCCAGAGCTGGGCTACCAGATTGTGGGTTTTGTTGATGACAAACCCGAGCGCGGAAGCCGGGATCTGGGTCGCTTCAAAGGGCTGGGCAGCACGGATCAGATTGCAGAGCTGGTCAAGCAGCACGCGGTGGATACGGTGATTGTGGCCCTGCCCTGGCTGGCGCATCGCAAGATCCTCGGCATAGTGAGCCAGTGTGAGCACCTGAACGTCGCGGTCAGGATCGTGCCCGACCTGTTCCAGATGAGCCTGAGCCAGGTCGATATCGACGACCTGAACGGAATTCCGCTGATTAGTACCAAGTCTCCGGTGATTATGGGCTGGAATCTGGCGGTCAAGCGAACGTTCGACGTGATCTTCTCGGCCCTGTTTCTGGTAATCCTTGCTCCGGTGATGCTGGTGATTGCCATTCTGATCAGACTCGATTCGCCCGGACCGGCCGTCTTTGCGCAGCAGCGGATCGGCCGGGGAGGCAAGCCGTTCACCGTCTTCAAGTTCCGCACTATGCGCTGCGGAGCAGAAGAAGAGCAAGAGTCACTCAGGGCGCTGAACGAGGCGAAAGGCCCGATGTTCAAGATCAAGGCCGATCCACGTTGCACTCCGCTGGGCCGATTCCTGAGGCGCATTAGCCTGGACGAGCTGCCCCAGTTCTACAACGTCCTGCGTGGCGAGATGAGCATGGTCGGTCCGCGGCCGCCGCTGCCTGGAGAAGTGCAGCAGTACCAAGAGTGGCACAAGAGGCGGCTGGAGATCCTGCCGGGACTGACCGGTTTGTGGCAGGTTAGTGGCCGGAGTGACCTGACCTTCGATGATATGGTTCTCCTCGACATCTACTACATTGAGAACTGGTCATTGCTGCTTGACCTGCGCATCGCGCTCAAGACGATACCGAGTGCGCTCTTCGCCAGAGGTGCCTATTGA
- the dapE_1 gene encoding Succinyl-diaminopimelate desuccinylase, which translates to MTMPLTASSQAELVRFAQDLVRLPSPSGEEGAVAQRLVEEMHRVGFAEVRTDRLGNVIGRMGSGPGPVVMLEGHMDTVSCGDATRWQHPPFAGEIADGLLYGLGAADMKGALASMVYGARMLHDAGEALQGSLYVVGVVQEEPCEGAAIGLLLEQESLHPDVVVIGESTALQLARGQRGRLELKITTRGKSCHASAPWRGKNAVADAARIVVSMELLSSQMSSDLFLGRASMAVTEIASSALSRNAIPESCELIIDRRLTSGETEAGAVAELKNLISRDGVDAKVEVTEYHGRTYTGYEYRTRQYFPCWTTPEDNEWLRLLSTVIKKELGYRPKVGCWDFSTDGVFTAGVAGIPTIGFGPGDERFVHIPDERVSVNSLIDAARVYASFVSEALKKPCHHVGTLR; encoded by the coding sequence ATGACTATGCCGCTTACTGCTTCCTCTCAAGCTGAGCTGGTTCGATTTGCTCAGGATCTGGTTCGCCTGCCCAGCCCCTCCGGCGAGGAGGGGGCGGTAGCCCAGCGACTCGTGGAAGAGATGCACCGCGTTGGCTTTGCGGAGGTACGCACTGACCGATTGGGCAACGTGATCGGGCGCATGGGCAGTGGGCCCGGCCCCGTGGTGATGCTCGAAGGCCATATGGATACTGTATCGTGTGGGGATGCCACACGCTGGCAGCACCCGCCCTTTGCCGGCGAGATCGCTGATGGTCTGCTCTATGGCCTCGGAGCGGCGGATATGAAGGGGGCGCTGGCATCCATGGTTTATGGCGCCAGGATGCTGCACGATGCCGGAGAGGCGCTGCAAGGCAGCCTGTATGTGGTAGGTGTGGTTCAGGAAGAGCCCTGCGAGGGGGCGGCCATCGGCCTTCTGCTTGAGCAAGAGAGTCTGCACCCCGACGTCGTGGTGATTGGGGAATCCACTGCCCTGCAACTGGCCCGCGGTCAGCGTGGGCGATTGGAGCTCAAGATCACCACCAGGGGCAAATCCTGTCACGCGTCCGCACCCTGGCGCGGCAAGAACGCTGTTGCCGACGCGGCCAGAATCGTCGTGTCTATGGAGTTGCTGTCGTCGCAGATGAGCAGCGATCTGTTCCTGGGCCGGGCGAGCATGGCCGTTACTGAGATCGCCAGCTCGGCTCTCAGCCGCAACGCGATCCCGGAGAGTTGCGAGTTGATCATTGATCGTCGTCTGACGAGCGGTGAAACAGAGGCCGGGGCGGTCGCCGAACTCAAGAACCTGATTAGCCGTGATGGTGTAGATGCCAAAGTGGAAGTGACCGAGTACCACGGGCGCACCTACACCGGCTATGAGTACCGCACCAGGCAGTATTTTCCCTGCTGGACCACGCCCGAGGACAACGAATGGCTGCGGCTACTGTCGACAGTAATCAAGAAGGAACTGGGATATCGGCCCAAGGTGGGCTGCTGGGACTTTTCCACCGATGGGGTGTTCACGGCCGGCGTGGCCGGAATCCCGACCATCGGATTTGGCCCTGGCGACGAGAGATTCGTACATATTCCCGACGAGCGGGTCAGCGTGAACAGTCTGATCGATGCAGCACGGGTCTATGCGAGTTTTGTCAGCGAGGCGTTGAAGAAGCCGTGCCATCACGTTGGCACCCTGAGATAG
- the flr gene encoding Flavoredoxin, with product MAKRTIGTGTYLYPVPAVMVTCGPFSKPNIITLAWVGTVCSDPPMIGISIRPSRFSHGLVKQQLEFAVNLPTVNLVRETDYCGTVSGRKVDKFATTGLTSLRGLETDTALIAECPLNIECKVTQVVSLGSHDLFLGQVVAVQAEDSLVNAQGELDLSKAELLAYAGARYWGLGSLLGVHGFSARS from the coding sequence ATGGCCAAGAGAACAATTGGAACAGGCACCTATCTGTATCCAGTGCCGGCAGTGATGGTGACCTGCGGTCCCTTCAGCAAACCCAACATCATCACTCTGGCCTGGGTAGGCACCGTATGCTCTGACCCGCCGATGATCGGCATCAGCATTCGTCCGTCGCGCTTCTCGCATGGTCTGGTGAAGCAACAACTAGAGTTTGCCGTCAACCTGCCCACGGTCAACCTGGTGCGAGAGACTGACTATTGCGGTACGGTCTCGGGGCGGAAAGTAGACAAGTTTGCCACGACCGGCCTTACCTCTTTGCGTGGCCTGGAGACAGATACTGCGTTGATCGCCGAGTGCCCGCTGAACATTGAGTGTAAGGTGACGCAGGTTGTTTCGCTGGGCTCTCATGATTTGTTTCTCGGTCAGGTAGTAGCGGTGCAGGCGGAGGACAGTCTGGTAAACGCGCAGGGGGAGCTGGACCTATCCAAAGCAGAGCTCCTGGCATACGCCGGTGCGCGCTACTGGGGTCTGGGCAGTCTTCTCGGCGTGCATGGTTTCAGCGCCAGGAGCTGA
- the dgt gene encoding Deoxyguanosinetriphosphate triphosphohydrolase has product MALFTRERLEEDEEQRLAPYAIRSGQSRGRVHPETEHPYRTAFQRDRDRIVHTTAFRRLEYKTQVFVNYEGDYYRTRLTHSIETAQVARTMARVLGLNEDLSEAISLAHDLGHTPFGHSGETALNALMKDYGGFNHTVQSLRIVESLERRYPQFSGLNLTWEVREGIAKHATDYDLTDALEYEPETKASLEAQLVNVADEIAYTTHDLDDGLRSGLLQVDDLREIELWRRGRSSLGIDVGDVSEMARRRTVRHLINELVTDVINTIDRQLREQYINTAADVRAASSNLACFSPEMAQHNRQLKDLLLERLYRHYRVIRMQVKAQRLIRRLFRAYLDEPRQLPPEIQSRVAEGPAERVVCDYVAGMTDRFAIQEYRKLFDPATRG; this is encoded by the coding sequence ATGGCTCTGTTCACTCGAGAGAGGCTTGAAGAGGATGAAGAGCAGCGATTGGCGCCGTACGCAATCAGGAGCGGCCAATCTCGCGGGCGGGTCCATCCGGAGACGGAACACCCCTATCGCACTGCGTTCCAGCGCGACCGCGACCGCATTGTGCACACTACCGCCTTTCGTCGGCTCGAGTACAAGACACAGGTCTTTGTGAACTATGAGGGCGACTACTACCGCACACGCCTCACGCACAGCATTGAAACGGCCCAGGTTGCTCGCACCATGGCCCGGGTGCTGGGATTGAATGAGGATCTCAGCGAGGCCATCTCCCTGGCACATGATCTGGGTCATACCCCCTTTGGTCACTCGGGCGAGACAGCTCTGAACGCGCTCATGAAGGACTACGGCGGCTTTAACCATACGGTGCAGAGCCTGCGCATAGTGGAATCGCTCGAGCGGCGGTACCCGCAGTTCTCCGGGTTGAATCTGACCTGGGAAGTGCGTGAGGGGATCGCCAAACATGCCACGGACTATGACCTGACCGACGCGCTGGAGTACGAACCGGAGACCAAGGCCAGCCTGGAGGCACAACTGGTGAACGTGGCCGACGAGATTGCCTATACCACTCACGACCTCGACGATGGACTGCGCTCCGGTCTACTGCAGGTCGATGATCTGCGCGAGATCGAGTTGTGGCGCCGGGGTAGGTCAAGCCTGGGCATAGATGTGGGCGACGTGTCCGAAATGGCCCGGCGCAGGACAGTGCGCCACCTGATCAACGAGTTGGTCACCGATGTGATCAACACCATCGACCGACAACTGCGTGAGCAGTACATCAATACTGCGGCCGACGTCCGTGCTGCCTCAAGCAACCTGGCCTGTTTTTCTCCCGAGATGGCGCAGCACAACCGCCAACTCAAGGACCTGCTTCTGGAGCGGCTCTACCGGCACTATCGTGTGATACGTATGCAGGTGAAGGCACAGAGACTGATCCGTCGGTTGTTCAGAGCCTACCTGGATGAGCCGAGGCAGTTGCCCCCGGAGATACAGTCCCGGGTGGCCGAGGGGCCTGCGGAGCGGGTGGTATGCGACTATGTGGCCGGAATGACGGATCGCTTTGCCATACAAGAGTATCGCAAGCTCTTTGACCCGGCCACGCGCGGGTGA
- a CDS encoding putative peptidase, which translates to MRVQKLRKQLKEQGLEAILVTRPENQRYLSGFTGGEAALLITAELKLILTDSRYYQQVAEEAPDFALVQVEGKASAALSRLVKEHGIHTLGFESTHVSFDQYQEWKKACRGVRLVPLQDAVERLRLIKDQGELAKMKKAIAVSDAALDHIRQTLRVGMTEKEVAWELESFMRTHGAESLSFDIIAGSGPNGAKPHAVLQDRPIQKGEPIVLDLGATVDGYHSDVTRTICLGKPDKKLQEIYDIVLRAQLAAEEGARVGMTGQEIDALARNVIREAGYGEQFGHSLGHGVGLAVHEGPRASPLSTTVFEPGMLCTIEPGIYIPGWGGIRIEDIVLFKKDQVVVLTQARKDLQAR; encoded by the coding sequence ATGCGTGTGCAGAAACTGCGCAAGCAACTCAAGGAACAAGGGCTGGAGGCAATACTGGTTACGCGGCCAGAAAACCAGCGCTACCTCAGCGGATTCACCGGGGGCGAGGCCGCCCTGCTAATCACCGCCGAGCTCAAGCTCATTCTTACTGATTCCCGCTACTATCAGCAGGTCGCAGAGGAAGCCCCCGACTTTGCTCTGGTGCAGGTCGAAGGCAAGGCGTCGGCGGCGCTGAGCCGATTGGTGAAAGAACATGGCATCCATACTCTCGGTTTTGAGAGCACCCACGTGTCATTCGACCAATACCAGGAATGGAAGAAGGCTTGCCGCGGAGTGCGTCTGGTTCCGCTTCAGGATGCTGTAGAGCGGCTGCGGCTGATCAAGGATCAGGGTGAGCTGGCCAAGATGAAGAAGGCCATTGCCGTGTCCGATGCGGCCCTCGACCACATCCGGCAGACGCTGCGTGTCGGCATGACCGAGAAAGAAGTCGCCTGGGAGCTGGAGAGTTTCATGCGCACCCATGGTGCCGAGAGCCTGTCATTTGACATCATCGCCGGTTCAGGCCCCAACGGGGCCAAGCCGCACGCTGTGCTGCAGGACCGGCCGATCCAAAAGGGCGAGCCAATCGTCCTGGACCTCGGGGCTACCGTCGATGGCTACCATTCGGACGTTACCCGTACCATCTGTCTGGGCAAACCGGACAAGAAGCTGCAGGAGATCTACGACATTGTGCTGCGCGCGCAACTGGCAGCAGAAGAAGGCGCAAGAGTCGGGATGACCGGGCAGGAGATCGATGCCCTGGCCCGCAACGTTATCAGGGAGGCCGGTTACGGGGAGCAGTTTGGCCATAGTCTCGGTCACGGCGTGGGCCTGGCCGTGCACGAAGGACCGCGGGCGTCGCCTCTGAGCACCACCGTCTTTGAGCCAGGCATGCTCTGTACCATCGAACCGGGCATCTACATCCCTGGCTGGGGCGGCATCCGCATCGAGGACATCGTGCTCTTCAAGAAGGACCAGGTGGTCGTACTGACGCAGGCACGCAAGGATCTGCAGGCACGGTAG
- the xerC gene encoding Tyrosine recombinase XerC yields the protein MQKDLRRFLNYLTAERNASPYTISNYRREIAQFLMFLEADGISEWSDVTRTVLRRYLGWLNSQGYAKASIARRLSELRSFGRFLMRERIVPQNPFRAVSSPKLPKRLPSAISQPDARTLVTAPDLTTPQGLRDRAMLEVLYGGGVRVSELVGLNLASLDTRRHELLVWGKGAKERIALLGEPAVNALVDYIEHGRPKLLKRTTNALFLNRLGGRLTTRSVMTITKKYTRLSGIEKKVSPHTLRHTFATHLLDGGADLRSVQELLGHARLSTTQIYTHISQNRAREVYLRSHPLARTTLDQSGSTQEEPKNHL from the coding sequence ATGCAAAAAGACCTTAGGCGCTTCCTCAACTACCTGACCGCGGAACGCAACGCATCGCCCTATACCATCTCCAACTATCGCCGCGAGATTGCCCAGTTCTTGATGTTCCTTGAAGCCGACGGAATCTCCGAGTGGAGCGATGTGACTCGTACTGTCCTGCGGCGGTACCTCGGCTGGCTGAACAGCCAGGGCTATGCCAAGGCGAGCATTGCCCGCCGGCTGTCGGAGCTGCGCTCTTTTGGCCGCTTCTTGATGCGCGAGAGAATCGTTCCGCAGAATCCCTTTCGCGCCGTATCCTCACCCAAGCTCCCCAAGCGCCTGCCCAGCGCCATCTCGCAACCGGATGCCAGGACGCTGGTCACTGCTCCCGATCTCACCACTCCACAGGGCCTGCGCGACCGGGCCATGCTCGAGGTACTCTACGGCGGAGGAGTCCGCGTTAGCGAGCTGGTCGGCCTGAACCTGGCCAGTCTGGATACCCGCAGACACGAGCTTTTGGTGTGGGGCAAAGGTGCCAAGGAACGCATCGCTCTGCTTGGCGAGCCAGCAGTCAATGCACTGGTTGACTACATTGAACACGGCAGACCCAAACTGCTGAAGCGCACTACCAATGCCCTGTTCTTGAATCGGCTGGGAGGCCGGCTGACCACGCGCAGCGTGATGACCATTACCAAGAAGTACACCCGCCTCAGTGGCATCGAGAAAAAGGTGTCGCCGCACACACTGCGCCACACCTTTGCCACGCACTTGCTTGACGGCGGAGCGGATCTGCGCTCGGTACAGGAGCTATTGGGCCACGCCCGGCTCAGTACCACGCAGATCTATACCCACATCAGCCAGAACCGTGCCCGCGAGGTGTATCTCCGTTCGCACCCCCTGGCAAGGACCACCCTGGATCAGTCAGGATCCACTCAAGAAGAACCAAAGAACCATCTCTAG